The segment TCGCCCAGATTCTGACATTTCGGGTTCCCGTGCCATCAGGATAAAACGTGTACAGCTCATCGACCCATTCGTTGAAATAGATCTTGTAGTTGTTGTTGTTCAATGCGTACTGGTAAAGAACGGTGACTCGACTCGGTGTGTTCTCAATGATTTCGACGCGGGTATAGCGGTTCCTTTTGTCCTGCATCGGTTCGTTGCAACTCTGTGAACCGTATCCCCAGGCCTCCACAAATTCGTAGCTGACACCCACATTGTTGAAATCCCAGAAGGGGATATAGGACGTATGCTCAGGGAACACCATATCCTTGCGGTTGGGAAAGCTAACCACGACGGCGTCTCCCTTGACTCCGCCATAGCTGTACGTTTCCCGTCGAGCGCTGAACGATCTGTCGTCGCCGTACACTTTTCTCGTGAAAAGTTGTTTGAACTTGCCGGCGACCAATCCCCTCGCGTCGATCAGTTGACATAGCAAAGCGTAGTCGCCAGCCGGCAGGTTCTTGATGTCATGGTCACCAAGGCAAACGATGTAGTCATTTCCGCTGCTGAACTCGGTCAACAATTCTGAGGCGATTACTTCCCCTGTCTCTTGGCGAATGAGTGACACAGTCAAGTTGTAAGTGTCTGCGTTGTGCATCACCGGAATGCACCGGATGCGTCCCGATTGTTCCTGCGGAAGATAGACCGCCTCCAGGTCGAATTCGACGAACGGCGGCACTCGGCTCATGTAAGAAGTGTGATAGAACAGGCGTCCGGTGTTCGCATCCGAAATCTTTACCTCAAACGATTGGAAATCGAAGTCTCGAATCTTTATCTCTGTGGTGACTTGTAGACTCTCTTCAGCGGGAATTTTCAGCGTTTGGCGGTTCAGCGCTCTATCCCCGTTTTGGTCCTGTGTGGCAACCTCCACGGCGATGTTCAATGCACTCTCGCTCGTGTTTTCAAGATGCAGTCGCAGCGGGTTGTTGCCCCAAAACATCGGCTTTTGCCAAACCCCTCCACTATAGTTGGCGTGGGCCTCGTTGAAGGCGATCGACCTCACGGCCAGAGGGTTTTCTCCGCACACTAAATCCGCAAAACGGATCGGAGATGAAAACCCCGCGTAGGTATTCATTCGGTCGGTACGGTCCTCGCAGTAGGGAATGGAACTGTATTCAGCAAACCTCGCGTAATCAAACGTGTTTCTTTCGCTCACAGCATTCTTTTGCTCGGCGGAAAGGAATTGTGTCTGCTGCCTCTGCTTGACCTGGATTTGGTTTCCAACGCGACTGCTTCTCCCTCGCCCCGCAAGAAGGCCAAACGTTCTTCCGTCAAAGTTCTTGCGGTTGCTGATATGGTTGACATCAATGAAGATTTCGGCCGTCCAGCGATCGTCGTATCGGGAAACGCTGCTATGCCATTTTCCGTTCCACTGTGGTTTGTAGTTGGACGAAAATGCGTATTGAACCGGCCGTTCAATCGTCTGGTCCATCGTGGCGCCCGAGGCACTCAACACCAGGTTCACCGCCTGCCAATGGTCGTGGTCCAGGTCCAACCATACCTCCACTCGGTCGTCGCCTTGGATATTTTGCTCGTCATCCTGGATGAATGCCTTGGTCCGTAGACCCGACATGTCGTCTTCGAAACATTCAAACGCGACGTACAGATACCGTTGGTCGAAAAGGACGTAGAAATTCGTCTGATTAGCGACCAATTCGCCGGGGCCGACACAAGTCTTCTGGAAGTCAGTGTAAACGTTCGACTCTTTCCAGCAGTCATCATCGAGTTTTCCATCCAATACCGGCGGTTGGTCGGCTCGCAGTGCAACAAGCTTCCGCAATGAAAAATTCTTCAGTCCCGCATCCATCCGGTCCAGGTATTTCATCTGCGCGGACAAGGGACTGCACGCGAGTACGAGGATCGAAAGGCTGATGGATCGAAAAGTCGTAGTCATTGAATCTACCTGCCCGTGGTGCTGGTGAATCGGATCGACAATGTTGTTTCAATGGGGATCTCTCGGTCCAGCCAGATGATCTTGCCTGCATCGCCACTTGTTGTAATCGTTGCAGACTTGTACTCCTCTGGGGCCAACGCTTCGTTATCTATGCTGATGGACTGGATCTCCATAAAACAATTTTCCAGGATCACTACGGGGTGAAAGACCGTCTCCTCCTCTCCTGAAAAACAAAAATTCAGCTCCGGAACCTCATGGCTCTGGTGGAAGACAAACGCCTTTTGGGCTGCATCGAAACCAGTGAATGAAATTCCATCGTATTGCGTATGCACCGATGGCGGATAAAGCCAGTTCGTGCCGATTGTGATGAGTTGTTCATCACCTTGATCACACACACCGATCAAGTGCTTCCATCGATTCGGCTGTGTCTTGGGATCGGGCACAACGTGGACGCTTCCGAGCCAACTGTGATACGGCCGGTCGGTTCCGACGACGCTGTAGACATCCACGTTCATCGGTTGCATCGGCCAGTGCCCGCCCATGGACCGTCCGACGTCGCCAACAACGAGGCCCTTGTTGATTGAATTCGGGACGATGTCTTCTCGCTTCGACCAAATCAGATAGGGATGTTTGCGGTCTTTCAGAAAGATCCGCATCACTTCCTCCTTCCAATCTTTCGCTTGTTCGGGATGCTTCAATACTGGCGCATCGATTCGGTTGACAACGGATTCACCGTCAAAATTGAAAACCTTGCAAGTGATGTCTTCGAACATCTGCCGCGGGATGACACCGGTGGGGAAGACGTATTGAGGCTGAAGGATTTCGTGTCGCACATCGCTGTTGGCCCAGAACTGAATGTCTCGAACGCCGGAGCCATCTGGGTAAAGGTAGTAATACTCGGTGACCCATTCATTGAAAATGATCTGGTAATTCGGGTCACCCAGTGCGTATCGCCAACGCAATACGACGCGCGCCGGCGTGTTTTCAATGATGTCGACTTTGGAGTAACGGTTTTCCTTGTCCTGCATCGGCTCGCTGCATCCCTGGTTGCCAAAGCCCCAGCACTCCATGAACTCGTAGGTGACGGCCATGTTCTCGAGGTCCCACCAGGGAACATAGGAAGAATGTTCCCAGAAAACGAATCGTTCACCGGCGGGGAAGGATACCACCGTGGCCTTGCCCTCTTGGCCACCGAAGCTGTACTGGGTTTCCGAAGCATGCAAGTTGCTGCACGGTTCTGTGCGGTGTTTGGTGAATCCGTGATCAAATTCTCCGATAGTTTTCCCTGTTGGATCCCGCAGTCGACAGGTGATGGTGTAGTTCGACGATGGTAGGGATGACCAATCGAATCCCTCGAAGCAAGTTTCGAACAGATACGGTTTCAGATTCGATTTTCGATCTGTAGCGATGGGAGCCGGTTCGTTGGTGCGGTATAAATCAAAAGAGATACTGCAGCCGTCGATGGCTTCGGGGATAACCACCGGGCTGAAAGCTATTTCTTTGTCTTTCGTTCTGTTCGAATAGATCGCAGATAGATCGAATTCAACGAACGGTGGAACCCTTGTATCATAAGACGTGCTGTACAGAGTCGCGTTTGCGTCTTTGTCGACGACCGATAATGAAAACTGTTGACGTTCACAGTCGCGGATCGGGATCAAGGTTGTAACCGTACGCGAGTCTTTCGCGTTCAATGAGACGTCCTTCTCAATGCGGATTGAATCCCCACGGTAGTCGGTTGTTTGGCTAACCAAAAGAAGATCCATCGAGTGGCCAGAGTGATTTTGCAGCGTCACTTCAAGCGGGTTGTCGCCAAAGAACTGTGGTTTGTGCCAAACGCTTCCGTTGTAGTTCGCATACGCTTCGTGAAAGGCAAGTCTGGAAACAGCTAGGTCGTTCTGGTCAAAGACCAAGTCCGCATAGCCATTGGGTTCCAGCCAGCGATCGGAAAAGCTTCCTTTCACATTGCCGTCGACCGGTTGCCAGGCCGTCATTTGTTGCGTTCCATGCGGTTTGGCTCCGCCGCCAGCACGCGGACCATGATAGAAACGTGAGTGACGGTCTCGGACAATATTGAAACCCCAAGTGGTGCCGGGGCGGATGGGATGGGGATAGATGCGATCCATGGCGATAGCCACTTCGGCAGTCCAGCGATCATCAAGTTGCTGTGTCTTTACTCGCCATTCCGTATTCCAGCGATCGTCACCCTTAATGCATGAAACGGAATACTGGACCGGGCGATCAAACGTGGTGTCGTACGTGATTCCGTT is part of the Crateriforma spongiae genome and harbors:
- a CDS encoding sugar-binding protein, whose amino-acid sequence is MNRRPERMHWFALLMLGCVCFPSSGMAQIKYFDLMKKEPEVFDIKLATCNQTLSPPVVNGVLDDAAWRRATRLSDFSNTIQLGSNNNLQETTAWLTHDDDYLYFAFSCQEEQMQRVRTETVRYDDPDILFDDRIEILLDPQHNHKNIIRLAFNANGITYDTTFDRPVQYSVSCIKGDDRWNTEWRVKTQQLDDRWTAEVAIAMDRIYPHPIRPGTTWGFNIVRDRHSRFYHGPRAGGGAKPHGTQQMTAWQPVDGNVKGSFSDRWLEPNGYADLVFDQNDLAVSRLAFHEAYANYNGSVWHKPQFFGDNPLEVTLQNHSGHSMDLLLVSQTTDYRGDSIRIEKDVSLNAKDSRTVTTLIPIRDCERQQFSLSVVDKDANATLYSTSYDTRVPPFVEFDLSAIYSNRTKDKEIAFSPVVIPEAIDGCSISFDLYRTNEPAPIATDRKSNLKPYLFETCFEGFDWSSLPSSNYTITCRLRDPTGKTIGEFDHGFTKHRTEPCSNLHASETQYSFGGQEGKATVVSFPAGERFVFWEHSSYVPWWDLENMAVTYEFMECWGFGNQGCSEPMQDKENRYSKVDIIENTPARVVLRWRYALGDPNYQIIFNEWVTEYYYLYPDGSGVRDIQFWANSDVRHEILQPQYVFPTGVIPRQMFEDITCKVFNFDGESVVNRIDAPVLKHPEQAKDWKEEVMRIFLKDRKHPYLIWSKREDIVPNSINKGLVVGDVGRSMGGHWPMQPMNVDVYSVVGTDRPYHSWLGSVHVVPDPKTQPNRWKHLIGVCDQGDEQLITIGTNWLYPPSVHTQYDGISFTGFDAAQKAFVFHQSHEVPELNFCFSGEEETVFHPVVILENCFMEIQSISIDNEALAPEEYKSATITTSGDAGKIIWLDREIPIETTLSIRFTSTTGR
- a CDS encoding DOMON domain-containing protein, with translation MKYLDRMDAGLKNFSLRKLVALRADQPPVLDGKLDDDCWKESNVYTDFQKTCVGPGELVANQTNFYVLFDQRYLYVAFECFEDDMSGLRTKAFIQDDEQNIQGDDRVEVWLDLDHDHWQAVNLVLSASGATMDQTIERPVQYAFSSNYKPQWNGKWHSSVSRYDDRWTAEIFIDVNHISNRKNFDGRTFGLLAGRGRSSRVGNQIQVKQRQQTQFLSAEQKNAVSERNTFDYARFAEYSSIPYCEDRTDRMNTYAGFSSPIRFADLVCGENPLAVRSIAFNEAHANYSGGVWQKPMFWGNNPLRLHLENTSESALNIAVEVATQDQNGDRALNRQTLKIPAEESLQVTTEIKIRDFDFQSFEVKISDANTGRLFYHTSYMSRVPPFVEFDLEAVYLPQEQSGRIRCIPVMHNADTYNLTVSLIRQETGEVIASELLTEFSSGNDYIVCLGDHDIKNLPAGDYALLCQLIDARGLVAGKFKQLFTRKVYGDDRSFSARRETYSYGGVKGDAVVVSFPNRKDMVFPEHTSYIPFWDFNNVGVSYEFVEAWGYGSQSCNEPMQDKRNRYTRVEIIENTPSRVTVLYQYALNNNNYKIYFNEWVDELYTFYPDGTGTRNVRIWANTDLHHTTCQPQYVIPPGILPEAILEPVITRVSNIQGENVENRLGSEVTVKGYNKSWNEEILRIPLKNRPDAFLVLGKNQGLVDNYVTSNFLYQNEDSRDVRFNLGAHWPMSEIDIDVFNIVSVNRPYHSWIGNMRINTSTEREPNEVTLLIGATNQDDDHIRLVASSWLYPARVVVLSHNAVDTGFNHVKKAYELTLQKGSLPKVELRFLPQKFETIINPAIMLRGFHRSPADCEVFINGNRLAADKYSLTSIGSNDSDMLIWIDKAVSAQDTILIR